Genomic window (Pyrus communis chromosome 13, drPyrComm1.1, whole genome shotgun sequence):
CTTATTCTCATATTAGTGTCAATGGTATATTTAAAAAGGCAAATAGACTAGAAGTCTGATCAACTATAATTTCTTAACATCAATAAAATGCATCATTTTTTTCACAGGGCAAAATGAATGCATCATTAGTAAAAAGACCAAAATCCACATTCAGGGGCGCAGTCTAGCTTAGACAGTAAAGCTTAGCATTCCTCTACAGAACCAAGATCAGAACTTGTCTTTATAGTTggagttcaaacttcaaacaatGGAAGACGGCCACTCTTTGCTGTATACCCTAAAAACCCATATGACAAAAAATGTGCGGAAAAAAACTATATCTAGATAATCACTTACATAATTTGGAAAGATAACAATATCAACATTTCCAGGTACATCGGACAACAACTGTCTCAAAGAGTACTCATGAGTGCCTGCTGGATATATTAGCTCATCAGTGTCAAGATGGATGATCCAATCCATGCCAGCTTCCTAAAATAGTAGAAGAAAATGTTACAAACTATATCAAgctggaaaaagaagaaattgtgCTGTGTGCaatgaaagaaaaaattcaTACCCTTGCCATGACAATAGCCATCTCCATGTTAAGGGACTGCTTCACAAACAACTCATAATTACACGGCTTATAGAAGAAGCTAGACAACCAAGTCTCGTTCCAAATCCGGCtaagtaaacaaaacaaaaggcaTAAATAAACCATCAGATCATGGTAGTAAGAGTATGAGAGAACTGCAGGACTgtcttttttcattaaattgaatttttctcTCGACAAAAAAGTGCTCTAATCTAAGCTTATTTATTCATTCATCAAAAAATTGTGGGAGAGGAGGAGTCCGTTCAGTACATTTGACACACCATCTTGAAAGTAAAGTTCTTTATCTTACATTTACCCATTCTAGAGGGGAATCAAAGATATAAAACAGCCTAGTGAAAATGAAAGAGTACCAACCTTTTAGCTTGCTGCTCCTCCAATTCCTTTGTCCTGTATATAACCTTCACTCCCTATAACACAGGTGTTGTATCCCATGAGAACTTGgcaaaccaaaactaaaaagaaactaAGCTTATAGACATCTACTGAGTTTTGTTCACTGGTAATATATTTAAGTGAAGCATTGAACTAGAACTCACCGGAATGGTTTCTAAAACTTTAGATACTTTAGGGGATGCAGCCTTCCCTTCCACGAAAAGGAAAAAGTTTGTTACTCCAATAACCTTATGATAAAAGATCCATGGCAAAGTTTGCTCTAAACCAGCTGAAGTGCTTGTTTGAATGGATATCTGGCACACACAAAAATACAGACGGGTCGTGAGATGGCTCCAATGCCACGGTTGtataaagttataaacataCATCATGGAAATCAATGCAAAATCAAAGATCTAAGACCAATTGGAAACACGATTCCATATCATTTATACAAATAGCAAACTGGAAAATCCACGACACACATAAAACCTAATGCACCCGTGACATCAAATTCTACTTGAACATTTTTTTCTGGTTTTCCTTCAATGTAAAATGATCGTTGTTGTTcctttaaatttagttcaattCGTGCTTCCATCCACAAGTCATAACGCCAATATTTACTAGTTCATCAGTCGCAACATTGCCTCTTCATGTACCGATGCCTAGTACAACTTTAAATCACATCATGAAACCCGAAAATCGCCGTAGAATTTGGACATTGACAACTAAATAATAGAATCCAATCATATTTAAAAAGATATGGCACAATGACATGGTTTAATCAGAAATGACAATGTAAATGCCAAAACAACCAAAAGAGTAATCTACTACAGAACAAATCCCCAAGCATAGATTCTCAGAGCCAATAGATCCCAAGATCCAAACACaatcaatcaaatcaaatccaaaacACCATCAATCAAATTTCGACAAACACCAATCGCaatcaaaaaatcaaatcaaatcgaaCACGCACACACAGACCTTGGGCCTCAGATCGGAGGCGTAATCGAACTTCCAATCCTTGTAGTAAGGGAAGGCGGGGGAGTGGCTCCGACCCAGAACATCGACACAGTCAGAACCCGAAGAACGTAAAGCCTGGCGTTGGGGCCCATCAGTCTGGGCCATCCCAATCATGCCGGGGAACTCGTGGCGGTCAGGCGACCACCGGGTAACGGGGTCATTGAGGCCGCCCCGCCACTGGAGAACGAAGGCGAAGGCGGCGAGAGTCAGGGGGAGGACAGTGAGGAGCAGGAGGAGGCGGGAGGCGAAGGtctggaaggaagaagaagatgcaaaCGACGAGGACGAGGAGGAAGACGAGGTGGGTCTGGAGGAAGAGTAGAGACCCGCCATGGGAGGTTGACGAGAGAGGGACAGGAGAGAGATGAGGTCTCTGGtctgtgcatatatatatatatatataacggcTGAATTGTGTATGtatagagagagatagagagaaggggggaggagagagagagttttgaaTTGTGATTTGGAACCGAAGGGGAGGAAAGGGTGTTGGAAATCCCTCCGGAAAGAGAGACAGAGACTGAGACTTTTTTGTTGTTTGCGTCGACAATGTACTGCCGGccttcacaatttttttttttttttttttttttttttggaaaggtttcttttcttatatttttccttttacaAATCTACCAACAAAAAATACCTTCAAGTTAATATATTTTCGAtgcaatattaaaataatacgttttttatttaatattgatACATTCTTTAGAGTGTTTTTGTCAAAAAGACCTAATTTTGGTTGTTGTATTTGTAAAAGGGCCTAATTTCTCAAGAT
Coding sequences:
- the LOC137713083 gene encoding glycosyltransferase-like At3g57200 is translated as MAGLYSSSRPTSSSSSSSSFASSSSFQTFASRLLLLLTVLPLTLAAFAFVLQWRGGLNDPVTRWSPDRHEFPGMIGMAQTDGPQRQALRSSGSDCVDVLGRSHSPAFPYYKDWKFDYASDLRPKISIQTSTSAGLEQTLPWIFYHKVIGVTNFFLFVEGKAASPKVSKVLETIPGVKVIYRTKELEEQQAKSRIWNETWLSSFFYKPCNYELFVKQSLNMEMAIVMAREAGMDWIIHLDTDELIYPAGTHEYSLRQLLSDVPGNVDIVIFPNYESSVERDDIKEPFSEVSMFKKNYDHLPKDVYFGNYKEATRGNPNYFLTYGNGKSAARIQDHLRPNGAHRWHNYMKTPNEIKLDEAAVLHYTYPKFSDLTSRRDRCGCKPTKDDVKRCFMLEFDRAAFIIASTATEEEMLSWYRERIVWTDQTLNLKLQRKGILTRIYAPMVIIQGLRESGVFSLVIASAAQTNLSKNQFLSLVESSNSSRESTSGAITSRKIGKLIDSQATARRVLEFTDDASHPLAVPPLSPPGLDEDDFQIDVQLSSESQ